A single Argentina anserina chromosome 7, drPotAnse1.1, whole genome shotgun sequence DNA region contains:
- the LOC126803547 gene encoding uncharacterized protein LOC126803547 encodes MCTIQTLLCVKQVKQDAAEEWDESMPLPGDIIEGFYICEIDIHGDEFFVPTKAKSELSSELAKINNQRIEVIWVKVRRGDAILKLRVRVVVERLSVLQKKYSIRAATDDRHVAVIGDLTSNECTELQEMSKSLVNVENRGFNKRGVNMTGR; translated from the exons ATGTGCACTATTCAGACGCTTCTGTGTGTGAAACAAGTGAAGCAAGATGCTGCAGAAGAGTGGGATGAGAGTATGCCATTGCCTGGAGACATCATCGAAGGCTTTTACATTTGCGAGATTGATATTCATGGCGATGAGTTTTTTGTGCCCACGAAAGCTAAGTCTGAGCTTAGTTCAGAGCTTGCTAAGATTAACAACCAACGTATAGAGGTCATATGGGTCAAGGTCAGAAGGGGTGATGCCATTCTCAAGCTCCGGGTGCGTGTTGTGGTGGAGAGGCTTTCCGTGCTTCAAAAGAAGTATAGCATCAGAGCAGCCACAGATGACAGACATGTTGCAGTCATAGGGGACTTGACCTCGAATGAATGCACCGAGCTGCAAG AAATGAGCAAGAGTTTGGTAAATGTGGAAAATAGAGGGTTTAACAAAAGAGGAGTAAATATGACTGGAAGATGA
- the LOC126802435 gene encoding probable purine permease 11 isoform X1, translated as MVIHADESHSLIDSQEAIPSKNETVMDPTLLVKLGRWQWWFLVAINIFFLLVGQAAAVLLGRFYYDQGGNSKWMATFVQTAAFPVLVIPLYFLPSQKDDQSTSSTSPSLLVIALIYVFLGLVIAGDNWLYSTGLLYLSASTYSIISSTQLASNAIFSYFINSQKFSALIFNSVVILSLSVALIGVNDDSDGPAGVSTQKRIIGFICTLAASAVYSLLLSLMQLTFQKVLKKETFSVVLQMQIFTALVASCASLVGLFASGEWKTIHGEMDSFGKGRVSYVMTLVWTAVAWQVCSVGVVGLIFVVSSLFSNVISTLSLAVTPIAAVIAFHDKMNGVKIIAMLMAIWGSASYIYQNYLDDAKARRAVDDVSELHNA; from the exons ATGGTCATCCACGCGGACGAATCTCACTCGTTGATAG ATAGCCAAGAAGCCATCCCTTCCAAAAATGAGACTGTCATGGACCCAACATTATTGGTTAAACTTGGCCGCTGGCAATGGTGGTTTTTGGTGGCCATCAATATATTCTTCCTCCTTGTTGGGCAGGCTGCTGCTGTGTTACTCGGAAGGTTTTATTATGACCAGGGTGGTAACAGTAAGTGGATGGCTACTTTTGTGCAAACTGCTGCTTTTCCGGTCCTTGTTATCCCACTTTATTTTCTTCCTTCTCAGAAAGACGATCAATCAACTTCTTCAACTTCACCTTCCCTTCTAGTTATTGCCTTGATTTACGTCTTTCTTGGACTGGTCATTGCTGGTGACAACTGGTTGTATTCAACTGGACTCTTGTACCTATCTGCCTCTACTTACTCCATCATATCTTCAACTCAATTAGCTTCCAATGCAATCTTCTCTTACTTCATTAATTCTCAGAAGTTCAGTGCATTGATTTTCAATTCAGTGGTCATCTTGTCATTGTCTGTGGCTCTTATTGGTGTGAATGATGACTCTGATGGACCTGCAGGGGTATCAACACAGAAACGTATCATTGGCTTTATCTGTACCCTTGCTGCTTCTGCAGTTTACTCCCTTCTACTTTCCCTCATGCAGCTTACTTTCCAGAAGGTTCTAAAAAAGGAAACTTTCTCTGTGGTTTTGCAAATGCAAATTTTTACAGCACTTGTTGCGAGTTGTGCTTCACTTGTGGGTCTTTTTGCAAGTGGGGAATGGAAGACTATACATGGTGAGATGGATAGTTTTGGTAAGGGAAGGGTTTCATATGTGATGACTTTGGTGTGGACAGCTGTTGCCTGGCAAGTTTGTTCCGTTGGTGTGGTGGGTTTAATTTTCGTGGTATCTTCTCTTTTCTCAAACGTAATTAGTACTCTTTCTTTGGCTGTAACTCCTATAGCTGCGGTGATAGCTTTCCATGACAAGATGAATGGTGTTAAGATAATTGCTATGCTAATGGCAATCTGGGGTTCTGCTTCTTATATTTATCAAAACTACCTCGATGATGCTAAGGCAAGAAGAGCAGTGGATGATGTTAGTGAATTGCACAATGCGTGA
- the LOC126802435 gene encoding probable purine permease 11 isoform X2 translates to MPDSQEAIPSKNETVMDPTLLVKLGRWQWWFLVAINIFFLLVGQAAAVLLGRFYYDQGGNSKWMATFVQTAAFPVLVIPLYFLPSQKDDQSTSSTSPSLLVIALIYVFLGLVIAGDNWLYSTGLLYLSASTYSIISSTQLASNAIFSYFINSQKFSALIFNSVVILSLSVALIGVNDDSDGPAGVSTQKRIIGFICTLAASAVYSLLLSLMQLTFQKVLKKETFSVVLQMQIFTALVASCASLVGLFASGEWKTIHGEMDSFGKGRVSYVMTLVWTAVAWQVCSVGVVGLIFVVSSLFSNVISTLSLAVTPIAAVIAFHDKMNGVKIIAMLMAIWGSASYIYQNYLDDAKARRAVDDVSELHNA, encoded by the exons ATGCCAG ATAGCCAAGAAGCCATCCCTTCCAAAAATGAGACTGTCATGGACCCAACATTATTGGTTAAACTTGGCCGCTGGCAATGGTGGTTTTTGGTGGCCATCAATATATTCTTCCTCCTTGTTGGGCAGGCTGCTGCTGTGTTACTCGGAAGGTTTTATTATGACCAGGGTGGTAACAGTAAGTGGATGGCTACTTTTGTGCAAACTGCTGCTTTTCCGGTCCTTGTTATCCCACTTTATTTTCTTCCTTCTCAGAAAGACGATCAATCAACTTCTTCAACTTCACCTTCCCTTCTAGTTATTGCCTTGATTTACGTCTTTCTTGGACTGGTCATTGCTGGTGACAACTGGTTGTATTCAACTGGACTCTTGTACCTATCTGCCTCTACTTACTCCATCATATCTTCAACTCAATTAGCTTCCAATGCAATCTTCTCTTACTTCATTAATTCTCAGAAGTTCAGTGCATTGATTTTCAATTCAGTGGTCATCTTGTCATTGTCTGTGGCTCTTATTGGTGTGAATGATGACTCTGATGGACCTGCAGGGGTATCAACACAGAAACGTATCATTGGCTTTATCTGTACCCTTGCTGCTTCTGCAGTTTACTCCCTTCTACTTTCCCTCATGCAGCTTACTTTCCAGAAGGTTCTAAAAAAGGAAACTTTCTCTGTGGTTTTGCAAATGCAAATTTTTACAGCACTTGTTGCGAGTTGTGCTTCACTTGTGGGTCTTTTTGCAAGTGGGGAATGGAAGACTATACATGGTGAGATGGATAGTTTTGGTAAGGGAAGGGTTTCATATGTGATGACTTTGGTGTGGACAGCTGTTGCCTGGCAAGTTTGTTCCGTTGGTGTGGTGGGTTTAATTTTCGTGGTATCTTCTCTTTTCTCAAACGTAATTAGTACTCTTTCTTTGGCTGTAACTCCTATAGCTGCGGTGATAGCTTTCCATGACAAGATGAATGGTGTTAAGATAATTGCTATGCTAATGGCAATCTGGGGTTCTGCTTCTTATATTTATCAAAACTACCTCGATGATGCTAAGGCAAGAAGAGCAGTGGATGATGTTAGTGAATTGCACAATGCGTGA